Part of the Paenibacillus aurantius genome, CGGAAGGCCGAGGGAAGGATTCCACAGCCCGCCGTAGGTTTCCGGCCTTTGTCCGCATACGAACGCTTGGCGTGCCGGTCCGCATACGGGGATGGGCGAATAGGCCTGGCGGAAGTCCATCCCCTCCGACGCCAGCTGGTCCAGATGGGGGGTACGGACGGACCTCCCGCCGCTCCAACCTACACAGTCATGCCGGAGCTGGTCGGCGACGATGATCAGTAGATTCGGCTTTCGACCCTCCGCAGCGGAAATCCTTTCCATAGCGCTGGCTTCCTCCCTCCTCATACCTGCTGTTTCCACTGGCGGCTTGCTTCATCAAACCGCTCCCGCCGGGGGTCCTTCATCCAGTCCTCCCAGGTTAATCCGTAGGAAACCAGGATGTCGTGGATCCGGTTGCGGAAGGGCAGCCCCACCTCGAGCTGCTCTCTCATCGGATCCTCGCGCCCGTTCAGCACTTGCTCCACCCAGCTTCTCAGCTTTCCCTCCAGGTGGTCGGCAATCGCCGGGAAGCGTTCCGCCACGTTACTCGCCTCATCGGGATCCGTCGTCAACTGATACAGCTCACGCGGAGGACGCCGGAAGGGACCGGAATCGTAGGTACGGATAAACTTGTAATCCCGGGTGACCACCCCCCGGCTGGCCTGCCAGGCGCATTCGCTCAGGTAGATCTCCTCCCGCGTCCCCTCCTCCTTCCCTTCCATTGCCGGCCAGAGGCTTCGGCCGTCCAGTCCGGGCGGAACTTCCACTCCGGCAGCCTCGAGAAGGGTCGGCATCAAATCGACCTGCTGAACCAGCCCCTTTACCCGGAGACCTTCCGGAAGTTTGCCGGGATACCGGAGCAGAACGGGAACGTTCACCGTCGTTTCGTACAGGCCGCAGTGGTCCCAGTAAATGTCATGCTCGGTCAGGCTTTCCCCATGGTCGCCGAACAAGACGACCATCGTGTTCTCGTACAGCCCTTCCGCCCGGAGCCCTTCATCGAGCTCCTTCAACCGGTCGTCCAGATAACGGATTTCCGCGTCATAAAGCGCGCTTAAGTAATCCGCATCGGTCACCGGACCCAACTGGTCGTAATGATGATGCTTAAAGAACGGATAGGCCGCATGATTGTAGGCCGCCTCCATGCTCCGGTTGTGAGGATCGAACGGGTCCCGTCCTTCCTCGTAGAAGGGCCTCACCATCTCCGGCGGCGGGACATAGGGGGTGTGAGCGTCCCAATAATGAAGAAACAGGAAGAACTTTTCGTCCTTATGCTGCCGGATCCAAGGCAGGGCCAGCTCGTTCACGGTCCGCCCGTCGATATTCCGCTGGGCCCCCGAGGAATTGATGTAATACCGGAAGCCCCGGGCGAACCATTCCTTCAGCTGGTACAAATTATCCACCGCTGCCGTGGTATAGCCGGCATTCTTCAGAATCGAAGGCAGCCAGGCTTCTTTTTTGGGAAGCTGGGTCAAGGAAGAACCGTGTGACACGATACCGGTCCGGAGGCCGAGCTTTCCCGTGAAGACTCCCGTATGGGCGACCTCGGTCGGAATGTCGGCGGCATAAGCCCTTTCGAAGAGCACTCCTTCCGAAGCGAACTGGTCGAGATAAGGGGAAGTCGGCTTGCGGTAGCCGTAGCAGCCAAGACGGGAAGCGCGCAGGGTATCGAGGGAAATCATGACGATGTTCATACGGCTTCTCCCTGCCTGCGTCTGGCTTCCATATATTCCAGCACCAAAGAGACATTGTTTTCGACCGGATCGCGGTCCGTGCGCAGAACGAGATCCGGCTGCTCCGGTGATTCGTAGCTGTCTCCGATTCCGGTAAACGAGGGGATTTCGGCCCGGCGGGCTTTGGCATACAAGCCCTTCACATCCCTCCGCTCGCATTCCGCCAAGGGACAGTCCACGTAGATTTCGACATAGCCGGGAAGCTCCTCCCGGGCCATCTGCCTCATTTCCCGGTAAGGCGTAATGGCCGAAACGAGCACGGTGACCCCATTGCGGGAAAGCAGCCGGCTCAAGTAAACAATCCGGCGGATATTATCCAGCCGGTCCTCGCGAGAGAAGCCGAGCCCCTTCGAAATCGTGTTCCGGAGCTCATCCCCGTCGAGAAGCTCCACCTTATTCCCCGACGCCCGCAAGGCCTCCTGCAAAGCCTTTGCCGTTGTCGTTTTGCCGGCTCCCGACAGTCCTGTGAACCACAGCACCAAGCCCGCCTGTTCCATCCTAATTCCTCCTCTTGTGCCTTATCCGCCAAGAAAGCTCCGCTTCCCTTTCTTATCGCGCCTACCTGGGTTTTCTCCGTACCCGGTTAAGGGCAAAGCCCTAGCTCCTTATCTCCGCAACCTCCACCGGACGGCCGCCTTCCTCATGGGAGCGGATGGCGGCTTCGATAGCCGCCTGGACCGCCAGCGCGTCCCGGCCTGACGCTTCAATGGCCTCCGGAGGAACCCCGTCCCGGATTTCCCGGATAAACGTCTCGAGCCGCACCCGGAACGTATCGTTGAAGCCCTTCAGCCCGCCGAAGATCGAATTGCGGAATACCTTAAGCTCCTCCTGGCGGCCCGGATATAGGGTCGCGGATTCGTACACGTTGTCGATGACAAACCGGCCCTTGTCTCCCGCCACTTCACAGCTCTCGATCGGATGGCCGCCGAATAGATCGTAGCTTCCGGTCAGATGCCCGACGGCCCCCGACTCGAACTCCAGATTAATGGAGGCCGTAGACCAAACCGTGCGTCCCGGGGCTTTGGTCAGGAAGGCTTGCACCCGGCGAATCTCCCCGCCGAAATAGCGGAGGACGTCGAAGGAATGAGGGTGGAGGGCCCGCAGATGAATCCACGGGCTCGTTTCGTTCGGATTGCCGATGGTCAGCCGCATGTTAAGGAACAGCGGAAGGCCGACCTCCCCGTTCTCCATCCACTGCTTCGCCCGGCGGGCGGCGGGGGTGAACCGGTGATTCAGGTTGCACGCCAATCTTACGTTCTGTTCCTCGGCTAGACGGATCATTTCCTTCGCTTCCCCGATGTCATTAGAGATCGGCTTCTCCACCAGCACATCCTTGCCCGCCTTCAACGCCGTCATCACCGGCCCGAAGTGGTGCGACCCGTTCTCGAAGCCCCCGGTGGCCACGCTTATAACATCGAGGTCCTCTTGCTCCAGCATGGTCTCCAGGTCGTAATAGGCTCTTACCCCGAACTGGGCCGCCACTGCGTCGGCGAGCTTCCGGTTCATGTCGCAAACCGCCTTCAATTCCACTTCCGCATGATCCTTGTAACACCCGCAATGAATCCGCCCGATATGGTTGACACCCACCACTGCTGCTTTAATCAATTCCGCTCTCCTCCTTTCCCTTCCGGCACCAATCAAAAAAGGGGGAAGGCTCCCCCATTTCCTTACTCTCTTCAGGCGGACGGGATCTCCGTCAAATCCTCCCCGGCGTCGTCCTGCTTCTTTTCTTTGCTCTGAAGGCTTTTCGCCGTCTTCGGAGAGCCGATATGCAGGCTGTCATACGCTTCCTGGGAGGACTCGAACGGTCCGGTGCCCAGTCCGTGCCAGTTGACGTTGACGTGGATGGGCGCCGACCGGCCCGTCTGCTTCTCGCGTTTCGCCACATGGGCTTCCAGCCGTGCTTTCAGAAGCTTTACCACCTCGGGCTCCTGCTCGGCCACGTTCACCAGCTCCTGCGGATCCCGGATCAGGTTATAGAGCTCGATCTCCGGCTTGAAGTGAAAATCTGGCTCCAGCGCCACGATAAGCTTCCATTCCGGCGTCCGCCAGCCGTGCTTCCGCATCCAGGTGCATTCCGTCAAATACATTTCGCTTTCGGGCACCCTCTCTTCGCCCCGTACGAGGGGGAGCAGGCTGCGTCCGTCGAACCGGATTGCGCTTTCAATGCCAAGAAGCTCGAGAACCGTAGGCATGACATCCTTGATCTGGGTCGGGCTCGAGACGCGGCGTCCGGCCGGCAGCTTGCCGGGATAGCGCAGAATCAACGGGATGCTGAGGTTCGTCTCATACAACCCATGGTGGTCATAGTAGCAGTCATGCTCATTCAGCGTCTCCCCGTGGTCGGACGTCACCACGACGAGGGTCTCTTCTTCGAGCCCCATCTTCTCGAGAGCGGTGAACAGCGTTTGAATGGAAGCGTCCATATAAGCGACAGCCCCGTCGTACTGGGCATCGATGTAGTCGCTGTCCGTACAGCCCTCCGGGAACCAGGAGGTGAAATAATCCACGAACGGCTTAAACGCATACAAGTCGTCAAGCGAGTGGTTATCCGGGTCGAACTCGTTGCCGTCATAGAACATCCGTTCGAACGGTTTCGGCGGCAGGTAAGGGGAGTGCGGGTCCATATGGCGGAGGAACAGGAAGAAGGGCTTGTCATCGGCCGCAAGTCTTCTCAGCTCCGGCAAGGCGACGGCATTCAGGTTATCGGCCTTCGGCGATCTCCCCGTTCCGTCCGGCCCCCAGCCTTCATAATCGAGGTAGGTCTGAAAGCCTCTGGCCGAAGGGTTGCCGGTAAAGCCGATACAGCTCGTGTTATAGCCCTTCTGCTCCAGGAGCTCGGCCAGCGTCGTCACATGACCGCCAAGCGGACCCCCGTGGCGGAGCGCTACCACATCGGTGCCGAAGCAGTCCATCCCTGTGAGCATGGAAGCATAGCCGGGAGTCGTCGGAATGCTTGGCGAGAAATGCTGCTCGAACAGGACGCCTCCTTCACTGAACTTGTCGAGATGCGGGGTGGTGAGCCGGTGATATCCGTAGCCGCTCATATGATCCCGCCGGAGGCTGTCGATTCCGAGGAGGAGCAGGTTTGGTTTGGTTTTGGTCAAGAGAATCCTCTCCTTTGGTAGATCCGATTATCGGGCGCCAAGGGATTTCAGCACCGCGTTCAAATAGCCGTAGCTTTCCGCCGCAACGATCGAAACCTGGGCGAGCGAATGGCCGCCTGCTCCAATAACCTCCAGGCAGACAGGACCGTCATACCCGTTATCCGCCAGCACCTTGCAGTACCCGATCAAATCGATATCCCCGCGGCCGCACGCCTGCAGCTCAATGGGGCCTGGTCCCGCCTGCCGGCCCCGGCAGTCACGGATATGGATATGGCGGACCCGGCCGATAACCTGGGGAAGGGCTTCCTCCGGATTCTCATTCGCCCGGTAAATATGGCTCGGGTCCATGTCGATACCGAAGGCCGGATTGGCAATCGCCTCTATGGCGCGCAAGGTGGTCGGCGTATTATAGATGGAGCCTCCCACGTGTGCCTTCACGCACAGGGTGACCCCGTGCTCGCCGGCGAGCTCCGCCATCCGGGTCAGCTTGTCGAGCGTGGCGGCCAAATCCTCCTCCACATCGGATTTGCCTCCCGGCCCTACGTTCACCACTGGAATGCCGAGGGCGGCAGCGGCGGCGAAGGCGGGCCGGAGCCTTCCTTCATCCAGCGCGGCCACCTCCATCGACAGAAGCTTCAGCCCGTTCTCCTCCGCGATCCGGCGGATGTCCGGAGCCTGCTCCTCCCACCGGTCCAGCTCGAGATGCTCGCACATCCCCTTAATGGCCGAAAGCTCAACCCCATCATAACCGGCGGCTTTGATGTGACGGGCCGCCGTCTCGAAATCAAATTCCTTGAACAGCACCGAATTGATCCCCAATTGAATCATGAATCGCACCTCCCGTGATTTTCCTGCCTTTGACTGTACCGGATGATGTACCGAATGAAGGCAAGCCCTACACTTCTACAATCGTGGACGTCTCAAAGGACCGGATGGCCGCTTCGATGATTTTCTGGGCTCTCAGTGCCTCTTCGCCGGAGCCGTTGATCCGGTCATGGGACACCCCGGCATCCAGCTGCTCGATCCAATCGCTGATCCGGCTTTTGAAGGTTTCGTTGAAGTTTCTCATGCCGCCAAGGTAGCTGTACGTTTCCGTCTCGATGCTGCGGCGCGGGTAGTAAGTCAGATGCTCGCAGGCATCATCCAGCACGAACCTTCCCTCGGAACCAACGACCTCGCACCGTTCCAGGCCATAGCTTGCCCCGGCATCGTAGCTGCCGACCAGGTTCCCGATGGCCCCGTTCTCGAACTCCATGATGATCTGCGCGTTGGACCAGATGGCCCGCCCCTCGCCCTTCATCATGAAGGCGGCGACCCGTTTCACATCCCCGCAGAAATAACGGATCACGTCGAAGGAATGCGGGTGCAGGGCGCGAAGATGAAACCAGGGGGACGTCTCGACCGGGTTGTTGATCCACATCTTCATGTTGATCATATGCAGCTTGCCGAGACGGCCGCCGTCCACCCATT contains:
- a CDS encoding Gfo/Idh/MocA family protein, with product MALQVGVVGVGNIGSIHAGVYKDHPKTELVAVCDINREKADAAAARFGCRAFYSVREMLDSGIKLDACSMATKGEENGGEHYTPTMELLAAGIPVLGEKPISNRIEEGEQMVALAKEKGIPYGVNLNHRFTPAAIRAKEWVDGGRLGKLHMINMKMWINNPVETSPWFHLRALHPHSFDVIRYFCGDVKRVAAFMMKGEGRAIWSNAQIIMEFENGAIGNLVGSYDAGASYGLERCEVVGSEGRFVLDDACEHLTYYPRRSIETETYSYLGGMRNFNETFKSRISDWIEQLDAGVSHDRINGSGEEALRAQKIIEAAIRSFETSTIVEV
- the cysC gene encoding adenylyl-sulfate kinase — encoded protein: MEQAGLVLWFTGLSGAGKTTTAKALQEALRASGNKVELLDGDELRNTISKGLGFSREDRLDNIRRIVYLSRLLSRNGVTVLVSAITPYREMRQMAREELPGYVEIYVDCPLAECERRDVKGLYAKARRAEIPSFTGIGDSYESPEQPDLVLRTDRDPVENNVSLVLEYMEARRRQGEAV
- a CDS encoding sugar phosphate isomerase/epimerase family protein: MIQLGINSVLFKEFDFETAARHIKAAGYDGVELSAIKGMCEHLELDRWEEQAPDIRRIAEENGLKLLSMEVAALDEGRLRPAFAAAAALGIPVVNVGPGGKSDVEEDLAATLDKLTRMAELAGEHGVTLCVKAHVGGSIYNTPTTLRAIEAIANPAFGIDMDPSHIYRANENPEEALPQVIGRVRHIHIRDCRGRQAGPGPIELQACGRGDIDLIGYCKVLADNGYDGPVCLEVIGAGGHSLAQVSIVAAESYGYLNAVLKSLGAR
- a CDS encoding sulfatase, whose product is MTKTKPNLLLLGIDSLRRDHMSGYGYHRLTTPHLDKFSEGGVLFEQHFSPSIPTTPGYASMLTGMDCFGTDVVALRHGGPLGGHVTTLAELLEQKGYNTSCIGFTGNPSARGFQTYLDYEGWGPDGTGRSPKADNLNAVALPELRRLAADDKPFFLFLRHMDPHSPYLPPKPFERMFYDGNEFDPDNHSLDDLYAFKPFVDYFTSWFPEGCTDSDYIDAQYDGAVAYMDASIQTLFTALEKMGLEEETLVVVTSDHGETLNEHDCYYDHHGLYETNLSIPLILRYPGKLPAGRRVSSPTQIKDVMPTVLELLGIESAIRFDGRSLLPLVRGEERVPESEMYLTECTWMRKHGWRTPEWKLIVALEPDFHFKPEIELYNLIRDPQELVNVAEQEPEVVKLLKARLEAHVAKREKQTGRSAPIHVNVNWHGLGTGPFESSQEAYDSLHIGSPKTAKSLQSKEKKQDDAGEDLTEIPSA
- a CDS encoding sulfatase, which encodes MNIVMISLDTLRASRLGCYGYRKPTSPYLDQFASEGVLFERAYAADIPTEVAHTGVFTGKLGLRTGIVSHGSSLTQLPKKEAWLPSILKNAGYTTAAVDNLYQLKEWFARGFRYYINSSGAQRNIDGRTVNELALPWIRQHKDEKFFLFLHYWDAHTPYVPPPEMVRPFYEEGRDPFDPHNRSMEAAYNHAAYPFFKHHHYDQLGPVTDADYLSALYDAEIRYLDDRLKELDEGLRAEGLYENTMVVLFGDHGESLTEHDIYWDHCGLYETTVNVPVLLRYPGKLPEGLRVKGLVQQVDLMPTLLEAAGVEVPPGLDGRSLWPAMEGKEEGTREEIYLSECAWQASRGVVTRDYKFIRTYDSGPFRRPPRELYQLTTDPDEASNVAERFPAIADHLEGKLRSWVEQVLNGREDPMREQLEVGLPFRNRIHDILVSYGLTWEDWMKDPRRERFDEASRQWKQQV
- a CDS encoding Gfo/Idh/MocA family protein, whose protein sequence is MIKAAVVGVNHIGRIHCGCYKDHAEVELKAVCDMNRKLADAVAAQFGVRAYYDLETMLEQEDLDVISVATGGFENGSHHFGPVMTALKAGKDVLVEKPISNDIGEAKEMIRLAEEQNVRLACNLNHRFTPAARRAKQWMENGEVGLPLFLNMRLTIGNPNETSPWIHLRALHPHSFDVLRYFGGEIRRVQAFLTKAPGRTVWSTASINLEFESGAVGHLTGSYDLFGGHPIESCEVAGDKGRFVIDNVYESATLYPGRQEELKVFRNSIFGGLKGFNDTFRVRLETFIREIRDGVPPEAIEASGRDALAVQAAIEAAIRSHEEGGRPVEVAEIRS